From one Burkholderia pyrrocinia genomic stretch:
- a CDS encoding HIT family protein encodes MSYDNNNPFARILRGELPCVKVAEDDATLAIMDLMPQADGHVLVIPKEPAAQIFELSGDAAAAGIRMTQRVAAAVRAALEPDGVFIGQFNGAAAGQTVPHVHFHVIPRWEGAELRMHARDIADAATLESIAERIRARFV; translated from the coding sequence ATGTCCTATGACAACAACAACCCGTTCGCCAGAATCCTGCGCGGCGAACTGCCATGCGTGAAGGTCGCGGAAGACGACGCAACCCTTGCGATCATGGATCTGATGCCGCAGGCCGACGGTCACGTGCTCGTGATCCCGAAGGAGCCGGCCGCGCAGATCTTCGAACTGTCCGGCGACGCGGCCGCGGCCGGCATCCGCATGACGCAGCGCGTCGCGGCGGCCGTGCGCGCGGCGCTCGAGCCGGACGGCGTGTTCATCGGCCAGTTCAACGGCGCGGCGGCGGGCCAGACGGTCCCGCACGTGCACTTCCACGTGATCCCGCGCTGGGAAGGCGCCGAATTGCGGATGCATGCACGCGACATCGCCGATGCGGCGACGCTCGAATCGATCGCCGAGCGTATTCGCGCGCGTTTCGTGTAA
- a CDS encoding methyltransferase family protein produces MSVTRKVAVLSGVATLVYLGLAVLGFGGFAAFFSHPPLTVIVVATLAMAVVAMFTEGNLSTGERENRDNRWVLAAFAVSGFLLAYLPALTDRLDVWTFGGDTVRWLGVALYIAGGALRIWPVFVLGKRFSGLVAIQPGHTLVTDGIYRRIRNPSYLGLLVNSVGWALAFRSGVGVLLVALMIVPLVARIRSEEALLRSQFGADYDAYCARTWRLLPGVY; encoded by the coding sequence ATGTCGGTCACACGCAAGGTCGCTGTGCTGTCGGGCGTAGCCACGCTCGTCTATCTCGGGCTCGCCGTGCTCGGTTTCGGCGGGTTCGCCGCCTTTTTCTCGCATCCGCCGCTGACCGTCATCGTCGTCGCGACACTCGCGATGGCCGTCGTCGCGATGTTCACCGAAGGCAACCTGAGCACCGGCGAGCGCGAAAACCGCGACAACCGCTGGGTGCTCGCGGCATTCGCGGTGAGCGGCTTCCTGCTCGCGTATCTGCCCGCGCTGACCGACCGGCTCGATGTCTGGACCTTCGGCGGCGATACGGTGCGATGGCTCGGCGTCGCGCTGTACATCGCGGGCGGAGCGCTGCGCATCTGGCCCGTGTTCGTGCTCGGCAAGCGCTTCAGCGGGCTCGTCGCGATCCAGCCGGGCCATACGCTCGTGACCGACGGCATCTACCGCCGCATCCGCAATCCGAGCTATCTCGGCCTGCTCGTCAATTCGGTCGGCTGGGCGCTCGCGTTCCGCTCGGGCGTCGGCGTGCTGCTGGTCGCGCTGATGATCGTGCCGCTGGTCGCGCGCATCCGCTCGGAGGAAGCGCTGCTGCGTTCGCAATTCGGCGCCGATTACGACGCGTATTGCGCGCGGACCTGGCGGCTGCTGCCCGGCGTGTACTGA
- a CDS encoding bifunctional allantoicase/(S)-ureidoglycine aminohydrolase codes for MSKTTYYAPHGGHPPQTDLLTDRAMFTEAYAVIPKGVMRDIVTSWLPFWTNTRLWVIARPLSGFAETFSQYIVEVNPGGGSDKPEQDKNAEAVLFVVEGEAELTLQGSKHVLKPGGYAFIPPGADWTLHNVSDAAVRFHWVRKHYQAVDGIPLPEAFVTNEQDVEPIPMPGTNGAWVTTRFVDMSDMRHDMHVNIVTFEPGGVIPFAETHVMEHGLYVLEGKAVYRLNQDWVEVEAGDFMWLRAFCPQACYSGGPGRFRYLLYKDVNRHMNLTLNPAR; via the coding sequence ATGTCTAAGACAACGTATTACGCGCCGCATGGCGGCCACCCGCCGCAGACCGATCTGCTGACCGATCGCGCGATGTTCACCGAGGCGTACGCGGTGATCCCGAAGGGTGTGATGCGCGACATCGTCACGAGCTGGCTGCCGTTCTGGACGAACACGCGCCTGTGGGTGATCGCCCGCCCGCTGTCGGGTTTCGCCGAAACCTTCTCGCAGTACATCGTCGAAGTGAACCCGGGCGGCGGCAGCGACAAGCCGGAGCAGGACAAGAACGCCGAAGCCGTGCTGTTCGTCGTCGAAGGCGAAGCCGAGCTGACGCTGCAGGGCTCGAAGCACGTGCTGAAGCCGGGCGGCTATGCGTTCATTCCGCCGGGCGCGGACTGGACGCTGCACAACGTCAGCGATGCCGCGGTGCGTTTCCACTGGGTTCGCAAGCACTACCAGGCCGTCGACGGCATCCCGCTTCCCGAAGCCTTCGTGACCAACGAGCAGGACGTCGAGCCGATCCCGATGCCGGGCACCAACGGTGCGTGGGTGACGACGCGCTTCGTCGACATGAGCGACATGCGCCACGACATGCACGTGAACATCGTGACGTTCGAGCCGGGCGGCGTGATTCCGTTCGCCGAAACGCACGTGATGGAGCACGGCCTGTACGTGCTCGAAGGCAAGGCCGTCTATCGCCTGAACCAGGACTGGGTCGAGGTGGAAGCGGGCGACTTCATGTGGCTGCGCGCGTTCTGCCCGCAGGCGTGCTATTCGGGCGGCCCCGGCCGTTTCCGCTACCTGCTGTACAAGGATGTGAACCGTCACATGAACCTGACGCTGAACCCCGCGCGCTAA
- a CDS encoding LysR family transcriptional regulator translates to MTELEVVLAVARRSSFRGAALELGMSTTAVSSAVAGLEARLKVRLFNRSTRSVSLTDAGQRYVERIAPALAEIRSAGEEAGTGPDTPSGTLRINAPQGAAHMLMEPLFYPYAQRYPDVRIDIVSESRLIDIVAEGFDAGIRLAESVPQDMIAVALSRDIRMLVVATPEYLKRHGTPRHPRDLLEHQSIGMRMSHGGIYHWELERKGQKLQMDLPVRLALNELSAIKQAILLGLGIGFISEWFIEEELKTGALVPVLVPWCPSFGGLRLYYSGHRFVPARLRALIGLAQELRLTGAPLRDGQAG, encoded by the coding sequence ATGACCGAACTGGAAGTAGTCCTGGCCGTCGCGCGCCGCAGCAGCTTTCGCGGCGCGGCGCTGGAGCTGGGCATGTCCACGACGGCGGTAAGCAGCGCCGTGGCCGGACTGGAAGCACGCCTGAAGGTGCGGCTGTTCAACCGCTCGACACGGAGCGTGTCGCTGACCGATGCAGGCCAGCGCTATGTGGAGCGCATCGCGCCCGCGCTTGCCGAGATCAGGAGCGCCGGCGAAGAAGCCGGCACCGGGCCCGACACGCCGAGCGGCACGCTGCGCATCAACGCGCCGCAGGGCGCCGCGCACATGTTGATGGAACCGCTGTTTTACCCGTACGCACAGCGCTACCCCGACGTCCGGATCGACATCGTGAGCGAGTCGCGCCTGATCGACATCGTCGCCGAAGGGTTCGACGCCGGCATCCGCCTGGCCGAATCCGTGCCGCAGGACATGATCGCCGTGGCGCTCTCGCGCGATATCCGCATGCTGGTGGTGGCGACACCCGAGTATCTGAAGCGCCACGGCACGCCCCGTCATCCGCGCGACCTGCTCGAGCACCAGAGCATCGGCATGCGCATGTCCCACGGCGGCATCTATCACTGGGAGCTCGAACGCAAGGGGCAGAAGCTGCAGATGGACCTGCCCGTGCGGTTGGCGCTCAATGAACTGTCCGCCATCAAGCAGGCGATCCTGCTCGGGCTAGGCATCGGCTTCATCTCCGAATGGTTCATCGAGGAAGAACTGAAAACCGGCGCGCTGGTGCCGGTGCTGGTCCCGTGGTGCCCGTCGTTCGGTGGACTGCGGCTCTACTATTCGGGCCATCGCTTCGTGCCCGCGCGGTTGCGCGCGCTGATCGGCCTGGCGCAAGAGCTGCGCTTGACCGGCGCGCCGTTGCGCGATGGGCAGGCGGGATGA